One genomic region from Spirulina subsalsa PCC 9445 encodes:
- a CDS encoding GAF domain-containing protein: protein MSDRDLSQMSPAELIEEIETLRQEQAKLQKIKVAFDAQDELVRSLISMGRAATGRLMLRSMLLQTTKISIKLTEAEESSLFLLNQEGRVTESVLARGATLREERDVLIGKVLDQGLAGWVVRRRQIGLIRDTKQDERWVTLPNQPYTVGSALCVPILRGKVLLGILTLTHPKPEHFNQESAELIQMCATQMALALDNARLYMQEHQQREKSQAEDEEYSERSRDLSELGMFIIADTGKFLYANNQVADMFGYDFGELVALDSILKLVSTRHYHAVADQLSQCIKGFTSTLSCRCQGQKKNRRLMEIDLYATRTKFFGKYILIGVIELV from the coding sequence ATGAGCGATCGCGACCTCTCCCAAATGTCCCCCGCCGAATTGATCGAGGAAATCGAAACCCTACGTCAAGAACAGGCGAAACTCCAGAAAATTAAAGTGGCTTTTGATGCCCAAGATGAGTTAGTGCGATCGCTCATTTCTATGGGACGGGCAGCTACCGGACGGCTGATGTTGCGGTCAATGTTACTGCAAACTACTAAAATTTCCATCAAACTCACCGAAGCCGAAGAAAGCAGTTTATTTTTACTCAATCAAGAAGGACGAGTCACCGAAAGCGTGTTAGCACGAGGGGCTACCCTGCGGGAAGAACGCGATGTCCTGATTGGCAAAGTATTAGACCAAGGTTTAGCGGGCTGGGTTGTCCGTCGTCGTCAAATCGGTTTAATTCGTGATACTAAACAGGATGAACGGTGGGTCACATTGCCCAATCAACCCTATACCGTTGGGTCTGCCCTCTGTGTGCCTATTTTACGCGGTAAGGTCTTGTTAGGAATTCTCACCCTCACCCACCCCAAACCGGAGCATTTTAATCAAGAATCGGCGGAATTAATCCAAATGTGCGCCACTCAAATGGCCTTAGCTTTGGATAATGCCCGACTCTATATGCAGGAACACCAACAACGAGAAAAATCTCAGGCAGAAGACGAGGAATATTCAGAGAGGTCACGAGATTTATCGGAGTTGGGAATGTTCATTATTGCCGACACGGGCAAGTTTTTGTATGCCAACAACCAAGTGGCGGATATGTTTGGCTACGATTTTGGAGAGTTAGTCGCTTTAGATTCTATTTTAAAGTTAGTCTCGACTCGTCATTATCATGCTGTGGCGGATCAGTTATCCCAATGTATTAAGGGGTTTACTTCTACCCTGTCTTGTCGTTGTCAAGGACAAAAGAAAAACCGCCGTCTGATGGAGATCGACCTCTACGCAACTCGGACGAAGTTTTTCGGCAAGTATATATTAATTGGTGTGATTGAGTTAGTCTAG